In Citrus sinensis cultivar Valencia sweet orange chromosome 4, DVS_A1.0, whole genome shotgun sequence, one DNA window encodes the following:
- the LOC102612396 gene encoding high mobility group B protein 7 isoform X2 has product MANQPRTRKRVHAIRRAPDGSAFEKCDRCEAMVPIALVDMHECEAKVKNKVKRFKGVCEKPKLVKQDSYSDQIRSPFRIFMETFVETCGSRELIDIDQKGFEKWKNMSKEERQPYVIKAEMLDAAHQRALLEEVTSMPRFMDDEADSAMVWKYDKRF; this is encoded by the exons ATGGCGAATCAACCAAGAACCCGCAAAAGGGTTCATGCAATACGTCGAGCTCCAGATGGTAGCGCTTTTGAAAAGTG CGATCGTTGTGAAGCTATGGTGCCGATTGCATTGGTTGACATGCACGAGTGTGAAGCAAAAGTTAAGAACAAAGTGAAGAGATTCAAAGGTGTTTGTGAAAAACCAAAACTTGTGAAACAGGACTCTTACAGTGACCAAATTAGATCGCCTTTTCGAATCTTTAT GGAAACATTTGTGGAGACTTGTGGTAGTCGGGAATTGATTGACATTGATCAAAAAGGGTTCGAGAAATGGAAGAATATGTCGAAGGAG GAGAGGCAACCGTATGTCATTAAGGCAGAAATGCTGGATGCAGCGCACCAGAGGGCTTTGCTTGAAGAAGTTACTAGTATGCCGAGG TTTATGGATGATGAAGCAGATTCAGCAATGGTCTGGAAGTATGATAAG AGATTCTGA
- the LOC102612396 gene encoding high mobility group B protein 7 isoform X1, whose translation MANQPRTRKRVHAIRRAPDGSAFEKCDRCEAMVPIALVDMHECEAKVKNKVKRFKGVCEKPKLVKQDSYSDQIRSPFRIFMETFVETCGSRELIDIDQKGFEKWKNMSKEERQPYVIKAEMLDAAHQRALLEEVTSMPRFMDDEADSAMVWKYDKSYDPIYSTEILKCSNSSGFESLNTYNREVMDLWTLERSHSRWLPFFEILC comes from the exons ATGGCGAATCAACCAAGAACCCGCAAAAGGGTTCATGCAATACGTCGAGCTCCAGATGGTAGCGCTTTTGAAAAGTG CGATCGTTGTGAAGCTATGGTGCCGATTGCATTGGTTGACATGCACGAGTGTGAAGCAAAAGTTAAGAACAAAGTGAAGAGATTCAAAGGTGTTTGTGAAAAACCAAAACTTGTGAAACAGGACTCTTACAGTGACCAAATTAGATCGCCTTTTCGAATCTTTAT GGAAACATTTGTGGAGACTTGTGGTAGTCGGGAATTGATTGACATTGATCAAAAAGGGTTCGAGAAATGGAAGAATATGTCGAAGGAG GAGAGGCAACCGTATGTCATTAAGGCAGAAATGCTGGATGCAGCGCACCAGAGGGCTTTGCTTGAAGAAGTTACTAGTATGCCGAGG TTTATGGATGATGAAGCAGATTCAGCAATGGTCTGGAAGTATGATAAG TCCTATGATCCTATTTATTCTACAGAGATTCTGAAGTGTTCTAATAGCTCTGGATTTGAGAGCTTAAACACATACAATCG GGAAGTAATGGATCTGTGGACTCTTGAGCGGTCTCATAGTAGATGGCTCCctttctttgaaattttgtgttGA